The following coding sequences lie in one Pelecanus crispus isolate bPelCri1 chromosome 9, bPelCri1.pri, whole genome shotgun sequence genomic window:
- the CAPN10 gene encoding calpain-10: MLGERKQLTVKRDLYTDPTFPASDTSIFFDYCTPLAQFRGEISWLRPKDICSTPRLFSNNPQDVQVKQGILGDCWFLCACVALQKSKYLLNKVIPPGQPSWTDESYQGCFTCRVWQFGHWVEVTIDDRLPCLGGKLCFSQCQTEDLFWLPLLEKAYAKVHGSYEQLWAGQVADALVDLTGGIAERWTLKGPGRNMEKEKTGMVLEKAVFRRLMNLKEQCVISCSVLNSRQGASELGEFHAFIVIDMLNLSEVSGKEIFLLRIRNPWGRRCWRGPWCEGGQGWSQLDAVVASELLSQIQEGEFWVDEEEFFREFDEITMGFPVNEEGHLQSLYTEKVLYHSQNLFGSWVRGQSAGGCRNNSSFPTNPKFWLRVCEKSEVCIALLQKHRKYSADWAGRIQNLTHLAEENLSLTEGIQGKNYQAVGLHVWKVEKKRFNLPKTLSAPPVVGTVCHSYDREVHVCCDLSPGFYLVVPSTFLKDAVGNFLLRVFSTGRISLSELKPPPADAALCEELPAGEWETVQLHGCWKNGQSAGGSRNFPSFHINPCFPLSIPAGPGKSSVKVTLRQHCQDSKCRPIGFHIFQVPNSSWKPHTSSFLHLEPLVSCVPHCYSQEVSQLCRLPAGSYVIIPSTYLPNTEGNFTVVIATKIDRKRIHSRETLGQVLQEISFTTVMKR; this comes from the exons ATgctgggagagagaaagcaattaACTGTCAAAAGAGACCTTTACACAGACCCCACGTTTCCAGCTAGTGATACCTCTATATTTTTTGATTATTGTACCCCACTTGCTCAATTCAGAGGCGAGATATCTTGGTTGAGACCTAAG GACATTTGTTCTACTCCTCGGTTATTTTCAAACAATCCACAGGATGTGCAAGTGAAACAAGGAATTTTGGGAGATTGTTGGTTCCTGTGTGCCTGTGTAGCTTTGCAGAAGAGTAAATACCTACTGAATAAG GTAATCCCTCCAGGTCAGCCCAGCTGGACGGATGAGTCGTATCAAGGCTGTTTCACTTGTCGAGTCTGGCAGTTTGGACACTGGGTGGAAGTGACCATCGACGATCGTTTGCCTTGCCTTGGTGGTAAACTCTGCTTTTCCCAGTGTCAGACGGAGGATTTGTTTTGGCTTCCGCTGTTGGAAAAAGCTTATGCAAA agtgCATGGATCTTATGAACAGTTGTGGGCAGGACAGGTTGCAGATGCTTTGGTTGATCTGACTGGAGGAATTGCTGAAAGATGGACCCTGAAAGGCCCTGGAAGAAacatggagaaagagaagactgGCATGGTTTTGGAGAAAGCAGTGTTTAGAAGATTAATGAATCTGAAGGAACAGTGTGTAATAAGCTGCTCAGTCCTCAATTCCAGACAAG gTGCAAGTGAATTAGGAGAATTTCATGCGTTTATTGTGATAGACATGTTGAATCTGTCTGAAGTGTCAGGCAAGGAAATCTTCCTACTACGAATACGAAATCCATGGGGGAGGCGGTGCTGGAGAGGTCCCTGGTGTGAGGG TGGTCAAGGATGGAGCCAGCTAGATGCAGTAGTTGCCTCGGAACTGCTCTCACAGATCCAAGAGGGAGAATTCTGGGTTGATGAAGAGGAATTTTTCAGGGAATTTGATGAGATTACAATGGGCTTTCCAGTCAATGAGGAAGGACACCTTCAGAGCCTCTATACAG aGAAAGTGCTCTATCACTCGCAGAATCTTTTTGGATCCTGGGTGAGAGGCCAGTCTGCAGGTGGCTGCCGTAACAACAGCAGCTTCCCTACCAACCCTAAGTTCTGGCTGAGAGTCTGTGAAAAGAGTGAGGTGTGCattgctctgctgcagaaacatAGGAAATACAGTGCTGACTGGGCCGGAAGAATTCAAAATCTGACTCACTTAGCAGAGGAAAATCTGTCTTTGACTGAAGGCATACAGGGGAAGAATTATCAGGCTGTGGGATTGCATGTCTGGAAG GTGGAGAAGAAACGATTTAACCTTCCAAAGACCCTCTCTGCTCCTCCAGTTGTAGGTACCGTCTGCCATTCCTATGACAGAGAAGTACATGTATGCTGTGACCTTTCGCCTGGGTTTTATCTTGTTGTTCCCAGCACTTTTCTGAAAGATGCAGTAGGCAATTTCTTGCTTCGTGTATTTTCAACAGGAAGGATCTCTCTCAG TGAGCTAAAACCACCACCTGCAGATGCTGCCCTCTGTGAAGAACTCCCAGCAGGTGAATGGGAGACAGTGCAGCTGCATGGATGCTGGAAAAATGGGCAAAGTGCTGGAGGTAGCAGGAACTTCCCCTCCTTCCATATCAatccctgctttcccctctccatTCCTGCAGGACCAGGAAAAAGCAGTGTGAAAGTTACCCTCCGTCAGCACTGCCAAGATAGCAAGTGTCGTCCAATAGGTTTCCATATTTTCCAG GTGCCTAACAGCAGCTGGAAACCCCATACTTCCTCTTTTCTACATTTGGAGCCACTGGTTAGCTGTGTACCTCATTGCTATTCGCAGGAAGTAAGCCAACTTTGCAGACTCCCTGCAGGAAGTTATGTAATTATACCTTCTACGTACTTGCCCAATACGGAAGGCAATTTTACAGTAGTCATAGCAACCAAAATAGACAG GAAGCGCATTCACAGCCGGGAGACACTTGGACAAGTATTGCAAGAA ATTTCATTTACAACTGTGATGAAAAG GTAG